Proteins co-encoded in one Rattus rattus isolate New Zealand chromosome 5, Rrattus_CSIRO_v1, whole genome shotgun sequence genomic window:
- the Barhl1 gene encoding barH-like 1 homeobox protein, translated as MEGSNGFGIDSILSHRAGSPALPKGDPLLGDCRSPLELSPRSESSSDCSSPASPGRDCLETSTSRPGAASGPGLDSHLQPGQLSAPAQSRTVTSSFLIRDILADCKPLAACAPYSSSGQPAAPEPGGRLAAKAGEDFRDKLDKSVSSASSDSEYKVKEEGDREISSSRDSPPVRLKKPRKARTAFTDHQLAQLERSFERQKYLSVQDRMELAASLNLTDTQVKTWYQNRRTKWKRQTAVGLELLAEAGNYSALQRMFPSPYFYPQSLVSNLDPGAALYLYRGPSAPPPALQRPLVPRILIHGLQGASEPPPPLPPLPGVLPRAAQPR; from the exons ATGGAAGGCTCCAATGGCTTTGGGATTGACTCCATTCTCTCCCACCGAGCGGGCAGCCCCGCCCTTCCCAAGGGGGACCCCTTGCTTGGGGACTGCCGTTCACCCCTGGAGCTGAGTCCACGCTCAGAGAGCAGCAGCGACTGCTCTTCACCAGCCTCGCCCGGAAGAGACTGTCTGGAGACCAGTACCTCGCGGCCTGGTGCAGCATCTGGCCCAGGTTTGGACTCCCACCTGCAGCCGGGGCAGCTTTCAGCCCCAGCCCAGTCGCGAACTGTCACCTCCTCCTTTCTGATCAGGGACATCCTTGCTGACTGCAAACCTCTCGCGGCCTGTGCACCCTACTCTAGCAGTGGGCAGCCTGCAGCCCCTGAGCCTGGGGGCCGCCTTGCGGCCAAGGCCGGGGAGGACTTTCGAGACAAGCTGGACAAAAGTGTCAGCAGCGCTTCATCGGACTCTGAGTACAAAG TGAAGGAGGAGGGCGACCGCGAAATCTCCAGCTCTCGGGACAGTCCTCCCGTGCGCCTGAAAAAGCCACGCAAAGCACGCACCGCCTTCACCGACCATCAGCTGGCGCAGCTGGAGCGTAGCTTCGAGCGGCAGAAATACCTGAGTGTGCAAGACCGCATGGAGCTGGCCGCCTCCCTGAACCTCACCGACACGCAGGTCAAGACCTGGTACCAGAACCGCAG GACTAAATGGAAGCGACAGACCGCTGTGGGGCTGGAGCTGCTAGCGGAGGCAGGCAATTACTCGGCGCTCCAGAGAATGTTCCCGTCGCCTTATTTCTACCCGCAGAGTCTCGTTTCCAACCTGGACCCCGGCGCCGCACTCTATCTGTACCGCGGACCCAGTGCGCCACCACCTGCCCTCCAGAGACCTCTGGTGCCCCGCATCCTCATCCACGGACTCCAGGGCGCCAGCGAGCCGCCCCCACCGCTGCCCCCGCTGCCCGGCGTCCTTCCGCGCGCTGCGCAGCCCCGGTGA